From one Mycobacterium colombiense CECT 3035 genomic stretch:
- a CDS encoding alpha/beta fold hydrolase, which produces MTETSPSRIRLSHHVVELDDGRRIGLSVGGRGVPLLFMHGLLLSRKAYLRMLSRIAGMGFLVVAVDAAGHGDTGRLPADACGFTDRADSVLRTLDALGIGQALFVGHSMGGRMTIQLAARAPERVLAAVLFDPAAGGRFDTTIPKLVRSPTKALGAAYTAVRDTLGDPTQLSPSEQLGYFRVLAAVAVPNLRDPLAAVRTIKAIIESGDYTPMLHTMRDEGMPTMVVHAEKDMIVPFQHARDIADESDATLYKVPDAYHSWMIANPRQGADAFRQLLDGELGEVLREAADTMGITGLDDHEAWERALLDPDALVLQFIHDRDRIEIGPEELDHLDLELVRQTERSHERMSWARRTYRRWAAKHLHQARSLIGQNTRIQPEDRE; this is translated from the coding sequence ATGACGGAGACATCACCAAGCCGCATCCGCCTGAGCCATCACGTGGTGGAACTCGATGACGGGCGCCGGATTGGACTTTCAGTCGGCGGCCGCGGAGTGCCGTTGTTGTTCATGCACGGCCTCCTGCTGAGTCGTAAGGCGTATCTGCGGATGCTCAGCCGGATCGCCGGGATGGGGTTTCTGGTCGTGGCCGTCGATGCCGCCGGCCACGGCGACACCGGGCGACTGCCCGCCGACGCGTGCGGCTTCACCGACCGCGCCGATTCGGTGTTGCGCACGCTGGACGCCCTGGGCATCGGGCAAGCGCTGTTCGTCGGCCACTCGATGGGCGGCCGAATGACCATTCAGCTGGCGGCACGCGCGCCCGAGCGGGTACTCGCCGCCGTGCTCTTCGACCCGGCGGCGGGAGGCCGGTTCGACACGACCATCCCCAAGCTGGTCAGGTCGCCGACCAAGGCGCTGGGCGCGGCCTACACCGCGGTCCGCGACACCCTGGGCGACCCGACGCAGCTCTCGCCCAGCGAGCAACTCGGATACTTCCGCGTGCTGGCCGCGGTGGCGGTGCCCAACCTGCGTGATCCCCTCGCGGCCGTCCGGACGATCAAGGCCATCATCGAGTCCGGCGACTACACGCCGATGCTGCACACCATGCGCGACGAGGGCATGCCCACGATGGTGGTGCACGCCGAGAAAGACATGATCGTGCCCTTCCAGCACGCGCGCGACATCGCCGACGAGTCCGACGCCACGCTGTACAAGGTGCCCGACGCGTACCACTCGTGGATGATTGCCAATCCGCGCCAGGGCGCCGACGCGTTTCGTCAACTGCTCGACGGCGAACTCGGCGAGGTGCTGCGCGAGGCCGCCGACACGATGGGCATCACGGGCCTCGACGACCACGAGGCCTGGGAGCGTGCATTGTTGGACCCCGATGCGCTGGTGTTGCAGTTCATCCACGATCGCGACCGCATCGAAATCGGGCCCGAGGAGCTCGACCATCTCGACCTCGAGCTGGTGCGCCAGACGGAACGTTCGCACGAGCGGATGTCCTGGGCTCGGCGAACGTATCGCCGGTGGGCGGCCAAGCACCTGCATCAGGCGCGATCGCTAATCGGGCAGAACACCCGGATTCAGCCGGAAGACCGCGAGTAG
- a CDS encoding cytochrome P450, with translation MNAHSTAPNVFDAGLPTFDYGLTATPHDILDDVRKAQSRAPIAIGPLGPEILSYELARDILRDNRFRLPPGITLAAQGITSGPLFDKMANSLLGLDGAAHLRLRKLVSKAFTPRATSRLQDTIHEVVNGLIDRVVDAGRCDVVTDIARPYPTPIMCALLGAPREDWQLFADWTEDVFKALNFQPDANFDESAIMRAWGELDAYVDGMVAARRDNLTDDLLSELIRAESDGERLNLDELRMLVAGFLMAGTDTTRNQLAASVQVLCEHPDQWEKLRDHPELAMQAVEESMRHSPAASIVPRAATEDVEFGGYMFPAGTFVFANTFAANRDPAIYRDADRFDIARKDVPPILTFGGGAHYCLGANLARRELAEALTVLTRRLPAPHRAGPAPWKSLLGMTGPKTLPIEFASERFVTADA, from the coding sequence ATGAACGCGCACAGCACCGCCCCCAACGTCTTCGACGCTGGTCTCCCTACGTTCGATTACGGCCTCACGGCCACTCCGCACGACATCCTCGACGATGTCCGAAAGGCCCAATCGCGCGCGCCCATCGCCATCGGACCCCTCGGCCCGGAGATCCTGTCCTACGAACTGGCTCGCGACATATTGCGCGACAATAGATTCCGCTTGCCACCCGGTATCACTCTGGCGGCCCAGGGCATCACGTCGGGTCCGTTGTTCGACAAGATGGCGAACAGCCTCCTGGGCCTCGACGGAGCGGCACATCTTCGGTTGCGGAAGCTGGTTTCCAAAGCGTTCACTCCCCGCGCGACGTCACGTCTGCAAGACACGATCCACGAGGTGGTGAACGGGCTGATCGACCGCGTGGTGGACGCCGGACGCTGCGACGTCGTGACCGACATCGCGCGGCCCTACCCCACCCCGATCATGTGCGCGCTGCTCGGTGCGCCTCGCGAGGATTGGCAATTGTTCGCGGACTGGACTGAGGACGTCTTCAAAGCCCTCAACTTCCAGCCGGACGCCAACTTCGATGAGTCCGCGATCATGCGTGCGTGGGGCGAACTCGACGCCTATGTCGACGGAATGGTCGCCGCCCGCCGAGACAATCTGACCGATGATCTGCTGTCGGAGCTTATTCGCGCCGAAAGTGACGGCGAGCGGCTGAATCTCGACGAACTCCGGATGCTGGTGGCCGGCTTCTTAATGGCGGGAACGGATACGACGCGAAACCAGCTGGCGGCGTCGGTTCAGGTGCTCTGCGAGCACCCAGATCAATGGGAGAAGCTGCGCGACCATCCAGAACTTGCCATGCAGGCGGTCGAGGAGAGCATGCGCCACTCACCGGCGGCCAGCATCGTGCCGCGCGCGGCCACCGAGGATGTCGAGTTCGGTGGCTATATGTTCCCGGCAGGAACCTTCGTTTTCGCGAACACCTTTGCAGCCAACCGAGATCCAGCGATCTATCGCGACGCTGACCGCTTCGACATCGCGCGCAAGGACGTTCCCCCAATTCTGACGTTCGGCGGTGGCGCGCACTACTGCCTAGGGGCAAACCTGGCACGCCGGGAATTGGCGGAAGCGCTCACCGTCCTCACCCGCCGCCTCCCCGCCCCGCATCGCGCCGGTCCGGCCCCATGGAAATCCCTGCTCGGAATGACCGGCCCGAAAACTCTTCCGATTGAGTTCGCCAGCGAAAGGTTTGTGACGGCGGATGCGTAG
- a CDS encoding CaiB/BaiF CoA transferase family protein yields the protein MELLKDVRVLEVSLFSADALGGHLADLGAEVIKVEPPGGGGFRGSAVSGGELQDSHWNRGKKSVAINLKTPDGQEAFRRLAATSAVVIDGLRYGTAHRLGFSYDDVVAVNPTVVYCVLNGMGSYGPYTRLATHGLSFDCFAGLSPPIIDADGTPRLSGAATGTTGVLAGPLYAAMGVLAALHAAGRDGEPQYIEVAQVDAAINWNFQHLTALANGRPSYGEGIRASLRYQYYRTHDGNYVVFNALEDKFWRRFCESLDRMDLYEPGRRKPGEDPAAEARLRKELTAIFESRTRKEWTDFFIATDIAGAPAFLGADLFDDDHAKDRRLVYEQAHPDGTSQRMMGTCIKTKPGEGFAPPPAPHVGQHTEELLCALAGYDAAGMERLRSSGAI from the coding sequence ATGGAACTGCTCAAGGATGTCCGCGTCCTCGAGGTGTCACTCTTCTCCGCCGATGCACTGGGCGGACATCTGGCTGACCTGGGCGCAGAGGTGATCAAGGTCGAGCCGCCTGGCGGCGGTGGGTTTCGCGGTTCCGCGGTTTCCGGCGGCGAGCTGCAGGACTCGCACTGGAATCGCGGCAAGAAGAGTGTCGCGATCAATTTGAAAACGCCGGACGGGCAGGAGGCGTTTCGGCGCCTGGCCGCGACGTCGGCGGTGGTGATCGACGGATTACGTTATGGAACCGCGCACCGGCTCGGCTTCAGCTACGACGACGTCGTCGCGGTCAACCCGACGGTGGTCTACTGCGTGCTCAACGGCATGGGCAGTTATGGGCCCTACACCCGACTGGCCACACACGGGCTGTCTTTCGATTGCTTCGCCGGCTTGAGTCCGCCGATCATCGATGCGGATGGGACGCCACGCCTTTCGGGGGCGGCCACCGGCACGACAGGTGTTCTGGCGGGACCGCTATACGCCGCGATGGGCGTCCTCGCAGCACTGCATGCCGCCGGGCGCGACGGCGAGCCGCAGTACATCGAAGTAGCGCAGGTCGATGCGGCGATCAACTGGAACTTTCAGCACCTCACGGCGCTGGCGAACGGTCGACCCTCCTACGGTGAGGGCATCCGCGCCTCGCTTCGCTACCAGTACTACCGCACTCACGACGGTAACTATGTGGTGTTCAACGCCTTGGAGGACAAGTTCTGGCGGAGGTTCTGCGAGTCACTCGACAGGATGGATCTCTACGAACCGGGGCGCCGCAAGCCGGGGGAGGACCCGGCGGCGGAGGCCCGGCTGCGCAAAGAACTCACAGCAATCTTCGAGAGCCGAACACGCAAGGAGTGGACCGACTTCTTCATCGCGACCGACATCGCCGGGGCGCCGGCCTTTTTGGGAGCGGATCTTTTCGACGACGACCATGCCAAAGACCGTCGACTCGTCTACGAGCAGGCCCATCCGGACGGGACGTCGCAGCGGATGATGGGGACGTGCATCAAGACCAAGCCCGGCGAAGGATTTGCACCGCCGCCAGCGCCGCACGTTGGGCAGCATACAGAAGAGCTACTCTGCGCCCTGGCGGGCTACGACGCGGCCGGAATGGAGCGCCTTCGTTCGTCGGGTGCAATCTGA
- a CDS encoding aldehyde dehydrogenase family protein: protein MREYQSFIDGQWSSDNALGAIDVIDPATEELIGRVVDGGPKQATMAIEAARRAFDEGPWPWMSVRERAKVITRFAEILDERKAELRELVVAEIGSTGFITDLIQVGGAIEAAHYYGEFVEHDVIWVETPGGPVVSPTGVGGVTVVREPVGVVGVITPFNFPFSINIQKCLAALAVGCTVVLKPHPWTPMNALELAKVGEEAGLPPGVFNVVVGGAGVGEELCTHPGVDMIGFTGSTATGRRIRELSAATMKRAQLELGGKSAHIVLDDVTESDVAGIGFGQVLMHAGQACTVTSRLLLPEHLLDAYVEGLKAMAPMITVGDPRDPATVVGPLIRDQQRQKVETFVQSALQEGAQLVVGGRRPEHLERGFYYEPTALVGCRSEMRLCQEEVFGPVLAVMTYRSEDEAIRIANDSIYGLAGLVVTRNAARGFNVARQVRTGTIMVQTVAPGADLGTNPGGGQGPGWSLPARGMFNGGGPFGGFKQSGLGREQGRWGFEEYTELKSITMM from the coding sequence ATGCGGGAGTATCAGAGCTTCATCGACGGTCAGTGGTCGAGCGACAACGCCCTCGGCGCCATCGACGTCATCGATCCGGCGACCGAGGAATTGATCGGGCGAGTCGTCGATGGTGGACCCAAGCAGGCGACCATGGCGATCGAAGCCGCCCGGCGAGCTTTCGACGAAGGGCCGTGGCCGTGGATGTCCGTTCGGGAACGGGCAAAGGTCATCACGCGGTTCGCTGAGATACTGGACGAGCGCAAAGCGGAACTGAGGGAGCTCGTCGTCGCCGAGATCGGCTCGACCGGCTTCATCACCGACCTGATTCAGGTCGGGGGTGCTATCGAGGCGGCCCACTACTACGGCGAGTTCGTCGAACACGATGTGATATGGGTGGAAACACCGGGCGGGCCCGTGGTTTCACCGACTGGCGTCGGCGGCGTAACCGTGGTCCGCGAACCGGTCGGGGTAGTCGGAGTCATCACGCCGTTCAACTTCCCGTTTTCGATCAACATTCAGAAGTGCTTGGCCGCATTGGCCGTCGGTTGCACCGTGGTACTCAAACCCCACCCGTGGACCCCGATGAACGCTTTGGAGCTGGCCAAGGTCGGTGAGGAAGCGGGCCTCCCGCCCGGAGTGTTCAACGTGGTGGTGGGAGGTGCTGGTGTCGGCGAGGAGCTGTGTACCCATCCGGGCGTCGACATGATTGGGTTCACCGGTTCGACCGCTACCGGTCGCCGCATCCGCGAACTATCGGCGGCGACGATGAAACGCGCACAACTCGAACTCGGTGGCAAGAGTGCGCACATCGTCCTCGACGATGTCACCGAGAGTGACGTTGCTGGAATAGGATTCGGACAAGTATTGATGCATGCCGGACAGGCGTGCACAGTCACATCGCGGCTCCTGTTGCCCGAGCACCTGCTCGACGCGTATGTCGAAGGCCTCAAAGCCATGGCTCCGATGATCACGGTCGGGGATCCGCGTGATCCCGCCACTGTCGTCGGTCCGCTGATCAGGGATCAGCAACGTCAGAAAGTCGAGACCTTCGTTCAGTCGGCCCTGCAGGAAGGCGCGCAGCTGGTGGTCGGCGGTAGGCGTCCGGAACATCTTGAACGCGGCTTCTACTATGAACCGACGGCCCTGGTCGGCTGCCGCAGCGAGATGCGGTTATGCCAGGAAGAGGTTTTCGGGCCTGTCCTGGCAGTGATGACCTATCGCTCCGAAGACGAAGCCATCCGCATCGCGAACGACTCCATCTACGGCCTGGCAGGGTTGGTGGTAACTCGCAACGCCGCAAGGGGATTCAACGTCGCCAGGCAGGTCAGAACCGGCACCATCATGGTGCAGACTGTCGCACCCGGTGCCGACCTGGGAACAAATCCGGGTGGCGGGCAGGGCCCCGGCTGGTCTCTACCGGCACGCGGCATGTTCAACGGCGGAGGGCCGTTCGGTGGCTTCAAGCAAAGTGGACTCGGCCGCGAGCAGGGTCGGTGGGGCTTCGAGGAATACACCGAGCTGAAATCGATCACCATGATGTAG
- a CDS encoding amidohydrolase family protein, whose amino-acid sequence MDKQDLQWMISVDDHIIEPPNLWVDRASAADRDRVPRVERIDGVDTWIYDQARASVMGILVAAHQRPAEYSPLPVNYDEMPRAYFDPVARIADMDEDHVIAGLNFPFFPRFCGQMFAHLGDRDLGLKCVQAYNDFVIDEWCAAAPGRYIPMVIIPLWDTGLAVEETLRCAGKGAKAIAFSENLHPLGFPSIHSGAWDDFFAVVNETKMPLCTHIGSSSVSPTTSPDAPFGVQAVNINLNLANSTTDWLFSGKLQKYPDLKIVLAEGGIGWIPYLIERAEHVAADYQYLRANNWAVDPATMRLTPVPTDPAIFPESPRQLFRDHMYGCFIEDDFGAANLDSIGIDNVMIETDYPHTDSLWPHSLQAAHKALDGRSDLDKYKVLQGNARRVFDFEPAPYPTAA is encoded by the coding sequence GTGGACAAGCAAGACCTTCAATGGATGATCTCCGTCGATGACCACATCATCGAGCCACCGAACCTATGGGTCGACCGCGCCTCGGCCGCCGACCGCGATCGAGTGCCACGCGTCGAACGCATCGACGGCGTCGATACGTGGATCTACGACCAGGCGCGCGCGTCGGTGATGGGCATCTTGGTCGCGGCTCACCAACGTCCGGCCGAGTACTCACCGCTGCCGGTCAATTACGACGAAATGCCGCGCGCATACTTCGACCCGGTGGCCCGCATCGCTGACATGGACGAGGACCACGTGATCGCGGGACTGAACTTTCCGTTCTTTCCCCGGTTCTGTGGCCAGATGTTCGCCCACCTCGGTGACCGCGATCTGGGTCTCAAGTGCGTGCAGGCCTACAACGACTTCGTCATCGATGAGTGGTGCGCGGCGGCGCCGGGCCGCTACATCCCGATGGTCATCATTCCGTTGTGGGATACCGGATTGGCTGTCGAGGAGACACTGCGGTGCGCCGGCAAGGGCGCCAAAGCCATTGCCTTCTCGGAGAACCTGCACCCGCTAGGGTTTCCGTCCATCCATTCGGGCGCATGGGACGATTTCTTCGCGGTGGTGAACGAGACGAAGATGCCGCTGTGCACACACATCGGATCTTCCTCGGTTAGTCCCACCACCTCGCCCGACGCACCGTTTGGGGTTCAGGCCGTGAACATCAACCTCAACCTGGCCAACTCGACTACCGATTGGTTGTTCTCGGGCAAGCTACAGAAGTACCCCGACCTGAAGATCGTGCTGGCCGAGGGCGGCATCGGCTGGATTCCATACCTCATCGAGCGTGCGGAACATGTCGCCGCCGACTACCAATACCTGCGCGCCAACAACTGGGCGGTCGACCCGGCCACGATGCGCCTGACCCCGGTACCCACCGATCCCGCGATTTTCCCGGAATCGCCGCGCCAGCTCTTCCGCGACCACATGTACGGCTGTTTCATCGAAGACGACTTCGGCGCAGCGAATCTCGACTCCATCGGTATCGACAACGTAATGATCGAGACGGATTATCCGCACACCGACAGCCTCTGGCCCCATTCCCTCCAGGCCGCCCACAAGGCACTCGACGGCAGGTCCGACCTCGACAAGTACAAAGTGCTGCAGGGTAATGCCCGCCGGGTCTTCGACTTCGAGCCGGCCCCGTATCCGACGGCGGCCTAG
- a CDS encoding cytochrome P450 has translation MVSKSPEEHARNLDLRHEDFNDQEFLYEVYAVMRESGPFSHQDVPFLGATPGGAWVATRYDDCYEILRDWRRFSSKPLGMEGSPMSFGDIVITLDPPRQQQLRKVLNPYFSPGRMKELEPQVCAVTDGLIDNFIELGRGDLADVAWQQPGIVFFRYLLGMPVEDVPLYIETADLAINGESEEVRNASMTNLYVRVREEIDKRRSEPPRDDLIDVLLAAEIDGEKLSFDDVVANVMLLVQAGLETTSSAMSFALFYLGTHASERDRLVHDAELMPTAIEEFVRFAGSVHGLHRSVAEEVELSGQKFCPGETVVVNYAAANRDAREFDEPNKCILDRQTNRHLGFGAGVHRCLGSNLARLEFRVGVEQTLKRIPDYAIPPGAKVDFHGNSVTRGYRALPVVFTSGARVAQ, from the coding sequence ATGGTGAGCAAATCACCGGAGGAACACGCGCGGAACCTCGATCTTCGTCACGAAGATTTCAACGACCAAGAATTCCTCTACGAGGTCTACGCAGTGATGCGGGAGAGCGGGCCGTTCAGCCACCAGGATGTCCCCTTCCTGGGCGCTACGCCGGGGGGCGCGTGGGTCGCCACCCGCTACGACGATTGTTACGAGATCTTGCGTGACTGGCGCAGGTTCTCCAGCAAGCCCCTTGGGATGGAAGGTTCCCCGATGTCGTTTGGCGACATCGTGATCACCTTGGATCCTCCACGGCAGCAGCAGCTTCGTAAAGTTCTCAACCCGTACTTCTCTCCGGGTCGGATGAAGGAGCTGGAGCCCCAGGTGTGTGCGGTCACCGACGGGTTGATCGACAATTTCATCGAGTTGGGCCGCGGCGATCTTGCCGACGTCGCCTGGCAGCAACCTGGGATCGTGTTCTTTCGGTATCTACTCGGCATGCCCGTTGAGGACGTGCCGCTCTACATCGAGACAGCCGACCTCGCGATCAATGGTGAAAGCGAAGAGGTCCGAAACGCGTCGATGACGAACCTTTACGTACGGGTACGCGAGGAGATCGACAAACGTCGTAGTGAGCCGCCTCGCGATGACCTGATCGATGTCTTGCTCGCAGCCGAGATAGACGGTGAGAAATTGAGCTTCGACGACGTTGTCGCGAATGTGATGCTGCTGGTGCAAGCGGGGCTCGAAACAACCTCTAGTGCAATGTCGTTCGCATTATTTTATCTGGGTACCCATGCTTCGGAGCGCGACCGCCTGGTACACGACGCGGAGTTGATGCCCACGGCGATAGAGGAATTCGTCCGGTTCGCCGGTTCGGTCCACGGACTCCATCGATCAGTCGCTGAAGAGGTTGAACTGAGCGGGCAGAAGTTCTGTCCCGGTGAGACGGTCGTCGTGAACTATGCGGCGGCCAACCGCGATGCGCGCGAGTTCGACGAGCCGAACAAGTGCATTCTCGATCGACAGACAAATCGCCACCTCGGATTCGGAGCCGGCGTCCATCGCTGCCTGGGGTCCAACCTCGCCCGACTCGAATTCCGGGTGGGCGTCGAACAGACCCTGAAGCGGATACCCGACTACGCCATCCCCCCTGGGGCAAAAGTTGATTTTCACGGGAACTCGGTCACCCGGGGCTACCGCGCCCTGCCCGTCGTGTTCACGTCAGGTGCCCGTGTCGCCCAGTGA
- a CDS encoding TetR/AcrR family transcriptional regulator, which yields MTTGARRRVRDKDGKQRALLEAAAEVFAEAGYAAAATKEIARRADCSEAMLFHYFGDKRGIFEQVVSRQIADLVSEAEERVVTALPARVEDYIEQLFFARLRIDDRDSGVPGWDISGRALSDPDFSLRVLQPNHARRSAVIAEGVRHYQAAGQIRAEVDADLFAELLANFIIFTTSLGPRWFGTGESDIRAQIELGSQILAKGVSTSITKPPAKRRGRVQRAPKVRAAE from the coding sequence ATGACCACAGGTGCGCGGCGGCGAGTTCGCGACAAGGACGGCAAACAACGAGCCCTCCTTGAAGCGGCTGCTGAGGTCTTTGCCGAAGCGGGATACGCGGCCGCGGCGACGAAGGAGATCGCCCGTCGCGCCGACTGCTCTGAGGCCATGCTGTTCCACTACTTCGGGGACAAGCGAGGCATCTTCGAGCAGGTTGTTTCTCGACAGATCGCGGACCTCGTCAGTGAGGCCGAAGAGCGGGTCGTGACGGCCCTGCCTGCGCGCGTCGAGGACTATATCGAGCAGCTTTTCTTTGCGAGACTCAGGATCGATGACCGGGACAGCGGTGTTCCCGGCTGGGACATTTCCGGTCGGGCGTTATCAGATCCGGACTTCTCGCTGCGCGTGCTGCAACCCAATCACGCGCGCCGTTCGGCCGTTATTGCCGAAGGCGTTCGCCACTACCAAGCCGCGGGGCAGATCAGGGCCGAGGTCGACGCCGACCTGTTCGCCGAACTGCTGGCTAATTTCATCATCTTCACAACGAGCCTCGGACCCCGCTGGTTTGGTACGGGCGAGTCAGACATCCGCGCGCAGATCGAACTTGGTTCGCAGATCCTCGCCAAAGGCGTAAGCACATCGATTACGAAGCCTCCCGCCAAGCGACGCGGACGGGTTCAACGGGCCCCTAAGGTGCGGGCGGCCGAGTAA
- a CDS encoding CaiB/BaiF CoA transferase family protein has product MNALRGVRVVEWATEIAGPYCTKLFADLGAEVIKIEAPEGDPFRHRISGDRNDADALFKFLNAGKRSVVGTALPDLEPLIASADVFVESLGPGALDREALLRRAPHLVIVALSPYGLTGPYRDRPSTEFTIQAESGTLALRGRPDQPPIQAGGRVFEWVMAGYAAVGALGALRRAQLGGPGEIVDCSLLESCHLSASGFADLYHELAGRPPLPVPARQVEIPSIEPTADGWVGFNTNTRQQFESFLAMIERQDLLDEDPAWALATTRWDRREKWNQIVREWTTRRSTDEIVALASDLRIPVSPVNDGQTVLDHPQFAARGVWGTYADGSFTHPLAPYRIDGRRPAPTAGAPPLGEIAKVPAHSRIGAVADRAPGLPLNGVRVLDATAWWAGPSSTHILAALGAEVIHLESTRHPDGARMAAAAFADRSQWWERSGMYLATNTNKRGLTLDLSSAEGRELLFGLVKCSDILVENFSPRVFDNFAITWEAVSKQNPRIVMVRMPAFGLDGPWRNNVGFAQTMEQMTGMAWVTGHEHDQPRIPRGPCDPLAGMHSAFATLAGLRRRDETGRGSLIEVSMVEAALNAAAEQVVEFTAYGNLISRLGNRSRDAAPQGLYPCAGTERWLAISVATDEQWRRLKSALREPDWANDPALDTHDGRVRAHDVIDKHLEQWASQHDSSAAAELLVEHGVPAADLADARVSSTHPQLAARGFFESLDHPVVGRHHVPTIPFKYRSVDKWYRSTAPTLGQHNASILGELLGLDAASITALTERGVIGTRPGGLD; this is encoded by the coding sequence ATGAACGCCCTGCGGGGGGTTCGCGTTGTCGAATGGGCCACGGAAATCGCCGGCCCGTATTGCACCAAGTTGTTCGCCGACCTCGGAGCGGAGGTCATCAAGATAGAAGCCCCGGAAGGGGATCCCTTCCGGCACAGAATATCTGGTGATCGAAACGACGCCGACGCGCTGTTCAAATTCTTAAACGCCGGCAAGCGTTCCGTCGTCGGCACTGCGCTGCCCGACCTGGAGCCGCTCATCGCTTCCGCCGATGTGTTCGTCGAGTCCCTCGGCCCCGGGGCACTCGACCGCGAGGCCCTCCTCCGGCGTGCGCCACACCTGGTGATCGTGGCGTTGTCTCCGTACGGATTGACCGGACCGTACCGGGACCGGCCCTCAACGGAGTTCACGATCCAGGCCGAGAGCGGAACCCTCGCGCTGCGGGGCCGTCCGGACCAACCGCCCATTCAAGCGGGTGGTCGAGTCTTCGAATGGGTCATGGCCGGCTATGCAGCCGTCGGGGCGCTTGGTGCATTGCGTCGGGCTCAACTCGGCGGACCGGGTGAAATCGTCGACTGCTCATTGTTGGAGTCTTGTCATCTCAGCGCCAGCGGATTCGCCGACCTCTACCACGAGCTGGCCGGTCGTCCGCCCTTGCCGGTGCCGGCCCGACAGGTTGAGATCCCGTCCATCGAGCCGACCGCAGACGGATGGGTGGGCTTCAATACCAATACGCGTCAGCAATTCGAGTCGTTCCTGGCAATGATCGAGCGACAGGACCTGCTCGACGAGGACCCGGCCTGGGCGCTCGCCACGACCCGGTGGGATCGCCGGGAGAAGTGGAATCAGATTGTGCGGGAATGGACTACGCGGCGTTCCACTGACGAGATCGTCGCGTTGGCCTCCGATCTGCGGATCCCCGTCTCACCCGTCAACGATGGCCAGACCGTGCTGGACCACCCCCAATTCGCCGCGCGCGGCGTGTGGGGCACGTATGCCGACGGCAGCTTCACCCACCCATTGGCGCCCTACCGGATCGATGGCCGGCGACCCGCGCCGACAGCCGGCGCTCCCCCGCTCGGCGAAATAGCAAAAGTACCGGCCCACAGCAGGATTGGTGCCGTTGCCGACCGCGCACCGGGACTTCCGCTGAACGGCGTACGAGTCCTCGACGCGACGGCATGGTGGGCGGGCCCCTCCTCCACGCACATTCTCGCCGCACTGGGCGCTGAGGTCATTCACCTGGAGTCGACGCGCCACCCCGACGGCGCGCGGATGGCGGCCGCGGCGTTCGCCGATCGGTCTCAGTGGTGGGAGCGGTCGGGGATGTATTTGGCCACTAACACCAATAAACGAGGGCTCACCCTCGACCTGTCCTCGGCCGAAGGACGGGAGTTGCTGTTCGGACTCGTCAAATGCTCCGACATTCTGGTCGAGAACTTCTCGCCACGCGTCTTCGACAATTTTGCCATCACGTGGGAGGCCGTCAGTAAGCAGAACCCTCGAATCGTAATGGTTCGTATGCCCGCGTTCGGGCTCGACGGGCCATGGCGTAATAACGTGGGTTTCGCGCAAACGATGGAACAGATGACCGGAATGGCTTGGGTGACCGGCCACGAGCACGACCAGCCGCGAATCCCCCGCGGACCGTGTGACCCACTGGCAGGGATGCACTCCGCCTTCGCCACGCTCGCAGGACTCCGGCGACGCGACGAGACGGGCCGAGGGTCCCTCATCGAAGTATCGATGGTTGAGGCCGCGCTCAATGCGGCCGCCGAACAGGTTGTCGAATTTACCGCCTACGGGAACCTGATCTCGCGACTGGGAAATCGCAGCCGTGACGCCGCTCCGCAAGGGCTCTACCCATGCGCGGGGACCGAGCGGTGGCTGGCGATTTCGGTCGCCACGGACGAACAGTGGCGCCGATTGAAGTCGGCTCTGCGTGAACCGGATTGGGCGAACGACCCCGCGCTGGACACCCACGACGGGCGGGTCCGGGCACACGATGTGATCGACAAGCATCTCGAACAGTGGGCTAGCCAGCACGATTCCTCGGCCGCCGCCGAGTTGCTCGTCGAACATGGTGTCCCGGCTGCGGATTTGGCAGACGCCAGGGTCAGCTCGACGCACCCTCAGCTCGCCGCACGAGGCTTTTTCGAAAGCCTCGACCATCCCGTCGTGGGACGCCATCACGTGCCGACGATTCCCTTCAAGTACCGCAGCGTCGACAAGTGGTACCGGTCAACGGCGCCGACGTTGGGCCAGCACAACGCGAGCATCCTCGGCGAGCTGCTCGGCCTCGACGCCGCATCGATCACGGCGCTCACAGAAAGGGGCGTCATCGGGACCAGACCAGGCGGATTGGATTAG
- a CDS encoding ferredoxin codes for MCQGHSRCHAAYPELFDIDDEGTAFVTVENIPPGWEDRAHNAIANCPERAIHIKESP; via the coding sequence ATGTGCCAAGGCCACAGCCGTTGTCACGCAGCGTATCCCGAACTGTTCGACATCGACGACGAAGGGACCGCTTTCGTCACCGTGGAAAATATTCCTCCCGGATGGGAAGACCGGGCACACAACGCAATCGCGAACTGCCCCGAGCGTGCCATACATATCAAGGAGTCGCCATGA